In the genome of Raphanus sativus cultivar WK10039 unplaced genomic scaffold, ASM80110v3 Scaffold0658, whole genome shotgun sequence, one region contains:
- the LOC130502686 gene encoding protein NRT1/ PTR FAMILY 4.6 isoform X1, with product MEVEEEVSRWEGYADWRNRAAVKGRHGGMLAASFTLVVEILENLAYLANASNLVLYLREYMHLSPSKSANDVTNFMGTAFLLALLGGFLSDAFFSTYVIFLISASIEFLGLVILTIQARTPSLMPPTCDGPTCEAVSGSKAAMLFVGLYLVALGVGGIKGSLPSHGAEQFDESTPKGRKQRSTFFNYFVFCLACGALVAVTFVVWLEDNKGWEWGFGVSTIAIFVSILIFLSGSKFYRNKIPCGSPLTTISKVLLAASVKSCSNGSPSNAVVNLAISPSNHLKEVAESGELEKPRHQEPVPPPQAQLSNSLRFLNRAAEEKPDHRLLECTIQQVEDVKIVLKMLPIFACTIMLNCCLAQLSTFSVQQAASMNTKIGSLKIPPASLPVFPVVFIMVLAPIYDHLIIPFARKTTKTETGVTHLQRIGVGLVLSILAMAVAALVEIKRKGVAKDAGLLDSKETLPITFLWIALQYLFLGSADLFTLAGLLEYFFTEAPASMRSLATSLSWASLAMGYYLSSVIVSIVNSITGSSGNTPWLRGERINRYKLDYFYWLMCVLSAANFLHYLFWAMRYKYRSTGSRS from the exons atg GAAGTTGAAGAAGAGGTCTCAAGATGGGAAGGTTACGCAGATTGGAGAAACAGAGCTGCCGTGAAAGGACGTCATGGCGGCATGCTTGCCGCTTCTTTCACGTTAG TGGTGGAGATATTAGAGAATCTAGCGTATCTGGCGAATGCAAGTAACCTTGTGTTGTACCTAAGAGAGTACATGCACTTGTCTCCATCGAAATCAGCGAACGATGTCACCAACTTCATGGGCACAGCGTTTCTCTTAGCTCTTCTTGGTGGTTTCCTCTCCGACGCTTTCTTCTCCACTTACGTCATCTTCCTCATCTCCGCCTCCATTGAGTTTCTG GGATTGGTCATACTCACGATCCAAGCTCGAACACCATCCCTAATGCCACCAACGTGCGATGGTCCAACATGCGAAGCGGTGAGTGGTTCTAAGGCGGCGATGCTGTTTGTGGGATTGTACCTTGTGGCTTTAGGAGTGGGAGGGATTAAAGGGTCATTACCGTCGCATGGAGCAGAGCAGTTTGATGAGAGTACACCTAAAGGTCGGAAACAAAGGTCAACGTTCTTCAACTACTTTGTGTTCTGTCTTGCTTGTGGAGCACTCGTGGCCGTGACGTTCGTGGTTTGGTTAGAAGACAACAAAGGATGGGAATGGGGATTTGGTGTTTCTACTATCGCCATATTCGTCTCGATTCTCATCTTTCTCTCTGGTTCAAAGTTTTATAGGAACAAGATCCCATGTGGAAGTCCTCTCACAACAATCTCGAAG gTTCTTCTTGCGGCTTCTGTTAAGAGTTGTTCTAATGGGAGTCCAAGCAATGCGGTTGTGAATTTAGCTATTAGTCCCTCTAATCATTTAAAAGAGGTTGCCGAATCAGGAGAACTTGAAAAGCCACGTCATCAAGAACCAGTGCCTCCTCCTCAGGCCCAACTCTCCAACAGTTTGAGATTCTTGAACAGAGCCGCTGAGGAGAAACCAGACCATAGGTTGCTAGAATGCACGATCCAACAAGTCGAGGACGTGAAGATCGTGCTCAAAATGCTTCCTATATTTGCTTGCACTATCATGCTCAACTGCTGCTTAGCTCAGCTCTCCACATTCTCCGTCCAACAAGCTGCTTCCATGAACACAAAGATTGGTAGCCTAAAGATTCCTCCAGCTTCATTACCGGTCTTCCCCGTCGTGTTCATCATGGTCTTAGCACCTATCTACGACCATCTCATCATCCCATTCGCTAGAAAAACAACCAAAACCGAAACGGGAGTCACTCATCTACAAAGAATCGGAGTAGGTTTAGTTCTTTCGATACTAGCGATGGCGGTTGCAGCTCTCGTCGAGATCAAACGCAAGGGAGTGGCCAAAGACGCCGGGTTGCTTGACTCGAAAGAAACCTTACCAATAACTTTCTTATGGATCGCGCTTCAGTATCTTTTCCTAGGGTCAGCTGATCTGTTCACACTAGCTGGACTTTTAGAGTACTTCTTCACAGAAGCACCAGCCTCTATGAGATCTCTAGCGACGTCGCTCTCGTGGGCTTCCTTGGCGATGGGGTATTACCTAAGCTCGGTGATCGTGTCGATAGTGAACAGCATAACAGGGAGCTCAGGGAACACGCCTTGGCTTAGAGGAGAGAGGATAAACCGTTACAAACTAGACTACTTCTACTGGCTAATGTGTGTATTAAGTGCAGCTAACTTCTTGCACTATCTCTTCTGGGCAATGCGGTACAAGTACAGATCAACGGGTTCGAGAAGCTAA
- the LOC130502686 gene encoding protein NRT1/ PTR FAMILY 4.6 isoform X2 — MHLSPSKSANDVTNFMGTAFLLALLGGFLSDAFFSTYVIFLISASIEFLGLVILTIQARTPSLMPPTCDGPTCEAVSGSKAAMLFVGLYLVALGVGGIKGSLPSHGAEQFDESTPKGRKQRSTFFNYFVFCLACGALVAVTFVVWLEDNKGWEWGFGVSTIAIFVSILIFLSGSKFYRNKIPCGSPLTTISKVLLAASVKSCSNGSPSNAVVNLAISPSNHLKEVAESGELEKPRHQEPVPPPQAQLSNSLRFLNRAAEEKPDHRLLECTIQQVEDVKIVLKMLPIFACTIMLNCCLAQLSTFSVQQAASMNTKIGSLKIPPASLPVFPVVFIMVLAPIYDHLIIPFARKTTKTETGVTHLQRIGVGLVLSILAMAVAALVEIKRKGVAKDAGLLDSKETLPITFLWIALQYLFLGSADLFTLAGLLEYFFTEAPASMRSLATSLSWASLAMGYYLSSVIVSIVNSITGSSGNTPWLRGERINRYKLDYFYWLMCVLSAANFLHYLFWAMRYKYRSTGSRS, encoded by the exons ATGCACTTGTCTCCATCGAAATCAGCGAACGATGTCACCAACTTCATGGGCACAGCGTTTCTCTTAGCTCTTCTTGGTGGTTTCCTCTCCGACGCTTTCTTCTCCACTTACGTCATCTTCCTCATCTCCGCCTCCATTGAGTTTCTG GGATTGGTCATACTCACGATCCAAGCTCGAACACCATCCCTAATGCCACCAACGTGCGATGGTCCAACATGCGAAGCGGTGAGTGGTTCTAAGGCGGCGATGCTGTTTGTGGGATTGTACCTTGTGGCTTTAGGAGTGGGAGGGATTAAAGGGTCATTACCGTCGCATGGAGCAGAGCAGTTTGATGAGAGTACACCTAAAGGTCGGAAACAAAGGTCAACGTTCTTCAACTACTTTGTGTTCTGTCTTGCTTGTGGAGCACTCGTGGCCGTGACGTTCGTGGTTTGGTTAGAAGACAACAAAGGATGGGAATGGGGATTTGGTGTTTCTACTATCGCCATATTCGTCTCGATTCTCATCTTTCTCTCTGGTTCAAAGTTTTATAGGAACAAGATCCCATGTGGAAGTCCTCTCACAACAATCTCGAAG gTTCTTCTTGCGGCTTCTGTTAAGAGTTGTTCTAATGGGAGTCCAAGCAATGCGGTTGTGAATTTAGCTATTAGTCCCTCTAATCATTTAAAAGAGGTTGCCGAATCAGGAGAACTTGAAAAGCCACGTCATCAAGAACCAGTGCCTCCTCCTCAGGCCCAACTCTCCAACAGTTTGAGATTCTTGAACAGAGCCGCTGAGGAGAAACCAGACCATAGGTTGCTAGAATGCACGATCCAACAAGTCGAGGACGTGAAGATCGTGCTCAAAATGCTTCCTATATTTGCTTGCACTATCATGCTCAACTGCTGCTTAGCTCAGCTCTCCACATTCTCCGTCCAACAAGCTGCTTCCATGAACACAAAGATTGGTAGCCTAAAGATTCCTCCAGCTTCATTACCGGTCTTCCCCGTCGTGTTCATCATGGTCTTAGCACCTATCTACGACCATCTCATCATCCCATTCGCTAGAAAAACAACCAAAACCGAAACGGGAGTCACTCATCTACAAAGAATCGGAGTAGGTTTAGTTCTTTCGATACTAGCGATGGCGGTTGCAGCTCTCGTCGAGATCAAACGCAAGGGAGTGGCCAAAGACGCCGGGTTGCTTGACTCGAAAGAAACCTTACCAATAACTTTCTTATGGATCGCGCTTCAGTATCTTTTCCTAGGGTCAGCTGATCTGTTCACACTAGCTGGACTTTTAGAGTACTTCTTCACAGAAGCACCAGCCTCTATGAGATCTCTAGCGACGTCGCTCTCGTGGGCTTCCTTGGCGATGGGGTATTACCTAAGCTCGGTGATCGTGTCGATAGTGAACAGCATAACAGGGAGCTCAGGGAACACGCCTTGGCTTAGAGGAGAGAGGATAAACCGTTACAAACTAGACTACTTCTACTGGCTAATGTGTGTATTAAGTGCAGCTAACTTCTTGCACTATCTCTTCTGGGCAATGCGGTACAAGTACAGATCAACGGGTTCGAGAAGCTAA
- the LOC108823464 gene encoding hypersensitive-induced response protein 2 has translation MGQVLGCVQVDQSTVAIKETFGKFDDVLEPGCHCLPWCIGSQVAGHLSLRVQQLDVRCETKTKDNVFVTVVASIQYRALAESAQDAFYKLSNTRNQIQAYVFDVIRASVPKLDLDSTFEQKNDIAKTVESELEKAMSHYGYEIVQTLIVDIEPDVHVKRAMNEINAASRMREAASEKAEAEKILQIKRAEGEAESKYLSGLGIARQRQAIVDGLRNSVLAFSESVPGTSSKDVMDMVLVTQYFDTLKEIGASSKSNSVFIPHGPGAVKDIASQIRDGLLQGNAAAE, from the exons atggGTCAAGTTCTAGGATGCGTCCAAGTCGATCAGTCCACTGTTGCTATCAAAGAGACGTTCGGGAAGTTCGACGACGTTCTCGAGCCAGGTTGTCACTGTTTGCCCTGGTGCATAGGGAGTCAAGTCGCTGGTCACCTCTCCCTGCGTGTTCAACAGCTCGATGTTCGCTGCGAGACCAAAACTAAA gaTAATGTGTTTGTCACCGTCGTTGCTTCCATTCAGTACCGTGCTTTAGCTGAGAGTGCTCAAGATGCTTTTTACAAGCTCAGCAACACCAGGAATCAGATTCAAGCTTATGTCTTTGACG TGATCCGAGCAAGTGTGCCTAAGCTGGATCTAGACTCAACCTTTGAGCAGAAGAACGACATTGCCAAAACCGTTGAGAGTGAGCTCGAAAAG GCTATGTCGCATTACGGGTATGAGATAGTCCAGACGCTTATTGTGGATATCGAGCCTGATGTGCATGTCAAGAGAGCTATGAATGAGATCAATGCTG CTTCAAGAATGAGAGAGGCAGCTAGTGAGAAAGCAGAGGCAGAGAAGATACTTCAGATCAAGAGAGCCGAAGGAGAAGCTGAGTCCAAGTACCTTTCGGGTCTCGGTATAGCACGTCAGAGACAAGCCATCGTGGATGGTCTGAGGAACAGCGTGCTGGCCTTCTCCGAGTCTGTTCCAGGGACGTCTTCCAAGGACGTGATGGACATGGTTCTTGTCACTCAGTACTTTGATACTTTGAAGGAGATTGGTGCGTCTTCCAAGTCGAACTCGGTGTTCATACCGCACGGTCCGGGTGCTGTTAAGGACATTGCTTCGCAGATCAGGGATGGTCTTCTTCAGGGAAACGCTGCTGCTGAGTGA
- the LOC108828566 gene encoding alpha-amylase 3, chloroplastic, translating into MSTVPIEPLLHHSPLRHASLNGARGFFFSPSSLNLRSHFASKKLHSIGRRSIVFSGNSLGHFSSEERIRSVAIRASSSDTAVVETTSRSDDDVIFKQNFPVERIDKAEGKIYVRLKQGKENRWELSVGCSLPGKWILHWGVSYLGDTGSEWDQPPEDMRPPGSVAIKDYAIETPLGKLSEGDSFHEVTVNLNLESSVAALNFVLKDEETGAWYQHKGRDFKVPLLDDVPDDGNLIGSKKGFGALGKLSNIVVKPDETDADVQKKGKSSSGTTTTKERKGLEEFYEEMPISKHVAGDNSVSVTARKCPETSKNIVSIETDLPGDVTVHWGVCKNGSKKWEIPAEPYPEETSLFKNKALRTRLQRKDDGNGSFGLFSLDGELEGLCFVLKLNENTWLNNRGEDFYVPFLTSTSLPVESEAAQVSEKTPKTNQEVSESGFTDEIITEIRNLAIDISSHKSQKRNVKEVQINILQEIEKLAAEAYSIFRSTTPTFTPESVLEAEVEEPEIKISSGTGTGFEILCQGFNWESHKSGRWYQELQEKADELASLGFTVLWLPPPTESVSPEGYMPKDLYNLNSRYGTIDELKETVKKFHKVGIKVLGDAVLNHRCAHFKNSNGVWNLFGGRLNWDDRAVVADDPHFQGRGNKSSGDNFHAAPNIDHSQDFVRKDIKEWLCWMREEIGYDGWRLDFVRGFWGGYVKDYMDASKPYFAVGEYWDSLSYTYGEMDYNQDAHRQRIVDWINATSGAAGAFDVTTKGILHTALQKCEYWRLSDPQGKPPGVVGWWPSRAVTFIENHDTGSTQGHWRFPGGKEMQGYAYILTHPGTPAVFFDHIYSDYRSEISSLLSLRNRQKLHCRSEVNIVKSERDVYAAIIDEKVAMKIGPGHYEPPSGSQNWSVAVEGRDYKVWETS; encoded by the exons ATGTCCACCGTTCCCATTGAGCCTCTTCTCCACCACTCTCCTCTTCGCCACGCCTCTCTAAACGGAGCTAgaggcttcttcttctcccctTCCTCCTTGAATCTCCGTTCTCATTTCGCTTCCAAGAAGCTACACTCGATCGGGAGAAGAAGCATCGTCTTCTCCGGAAACAGCTTAGGTCATTTCAGCTCGGAGGAGCGTATAAGGTCCGTCGCGATTCGAGCCAGCTCCTCCGATACTGCCGTCGTCGAAACAACCTCTCGATCGGATGATGACGTCATCTTCAAGCAGAATTTCCCCGTCGAGCGAATCGATAAG GCAGAAGGAAAGATATATGTGAGATTGAAGCAAGGGAAGGAGAATAGGTGGGAGCTGAGTGTTGGATGTAGTCTTCCTGGCAAATGGATCCTTCATTGGGGTGTTTCTTATCTTGGTGATACTGGCAG TGAATGGGATCAACCTCCGGAAGATATGAGACCACCTGGCTCTGTTGCCATCAAG GACTATGCCATTGAGACACCTTTGGGGAAGTTATCAGAAGGAGATTCATTTCATGAAGTTACTGTTAATCTTAATCTGGAAAGCTCTGTAGCAGCTCTCAATTTTGTTTTGAAG GATGAAGAAACTGGGGCGTGGTATCAGCACAAAGGGAGAGATTTTAAGGTTCCTCTTCTGGATGATGTTCCTGATGATGGAAACTTGATCGGATCAAAGAAAGGCTTCG GTGCTCTTGGGAAGCTCTCTAACATTGTTGTCAAACCAGATGAGACTGATGCAGATGTTCAAAAAAAAGGGAAGAGTTCGTCTGGTACTACGACtacgaaagaaagaaaaggtCTTGAAGAGTTTTATGAGGAGATGCCAATTAGTAAACATGTTGCCGGTGATAACTCAGTCAGTGTCACTGCAAGGAAATGCCCTGAAACATCTAAGAACATTGTATCGATAGAAACTGATTTACCGGGAGATGTTACTGTCCACTGGGGAGTTTGCAAAAATGGCAGTAAAAAATGGGAAATTCCAGCTGAACCTTACCCAGAAGAAACATCTTTGTTTAAGAACAAGGCATTGCGCACTCGTTTACAG AGAAAAGACGATGGGAATGGATCGTTTGGATTATTCTCTCTGGATGGAGAGCTCGAAGGATTATGTTTTGTGCTCAAGTTAAATGAAAATACTTGGTTAAATAATAGAGGAGAAGACTTCTACGTCCCTTTCCTTACTTCAACTAGCTTGCCCGTTGAATCTGAAGCTGCTCAAGTGAGTGAGAAGACAccaaaaacaaatcaagaagTGTCCGAAAGTGGATTCACTGATGAAATCATCACCGAGATAAGGAACTTGGCGATTGACATTTCCTCTCACAAGAGTCAGAAGAGGAACGTAAAAGAAGTGCAAATAAACATTCTACAAGAAATTGAGAAACTTGCTGCGGAGGCATATAGCATATTCCGAAGCACAACTCCAACTTTTACCCCGGAAAGTGTTCTAGAAGCAGAGGTTGAAGAGCCCGAAATCAAAATCTCCTCGGGAACTGGCACAGGATTTGAGATATTGTGCCAGGGATTCAACTGGGAATCCCATAAATCTGGGAGATGGTATCAGGAACTTCAAGAAAAAGCCGATGAGCTAGCTTCACTTGGATTCACTGTTCTGTGGTTACCTCCACCGACGGAATCTGTGTCACCTGAAGGGTACATGCCTAAAGACCTGTACAACTTGAATTCCAG ATATGGAACTATTGATGAGCTAAAAGAAACGGTGAAGAAATTTCACAAAGTTGGGATCAAAGTTTTGGGAGATGCTGTTTTGAATCACCGCTGTGCACATTTCAAGAATTCAAATGGTGTATGGAATCTATTTGGAGGACGTCTGAACTGGGATGATAGGGCAGTAGTTGCAGATGACCCTCATTTTCAG GGTAGAGGAAACAAGAGCAGTGGAGATAATTTCCATGCTGCTCCAAACATAGATCACTCACAGGACTTTGTTAGGAAGGATATCAAAGAATGGCTATGCTGGATGAG AGAAGAAATTGGGTATGATGGATGGAGGCTTGATTTTGTAAGAGGGTTCTGGGGAGGTTATGTCAAAGACTACATGGATGCTAGCAAACCCTACTTTGCGGTTGGTGAATACTGGGATTCCCTAAGTTACACTTATGGAGAAATGGACTACAATCAAGACGCACATCGTCAAAGGATTGTTGACTGGATCAATGCAACTAGTGGAGCTGCTGGTGCCTTTGATGTCACAACCAAAGGAATTCTTCATACG GCGCTTCAAAAATGTGAATATTGGAGACTCTCAGACCCACAAGGGAAGCCGCCTGGTGTAGTTGGATGGTGGCCATCACGTGCTGTAACATTCATAGAGAATCATGATACTGGCTCTACTCAG GGTCACTGGAGATTCCCAGGAGGGAAGGAGATGCAAGGATATGCTTACATCTTGACTCATCCAGGAACACCAGCTGTTTTCTTCGACCACATCTACTCAGACTACCGTTCCGAgatttcttctcttctgtctCTCAGGAACAGACAGAAACTTCACTGTCggagtgag GTGAACATAGTAAAGAGTGAGAGAGATGTGTATGCGGCTATAATAGATGAGAAAGTTGCAATGAAGATTGGACCAGGGCATTACGAACCACCAAGCGGATCTCAAAACTGGTCTGTTGCCGTCGAAGGCAGAGACTATAAGGTGTGGGAAACATCTTAA
- the LOC108827532 gene encoding LOW QUALITY PROTEIN: SNF1-related protein kinase regulatory subunit gamma-1-like (The sequence of the model RefSeq protein was modified relative to this genomic sequence to represent the inferred CDS: inserted 1 base in 1 codon; deleted 1 base in 1 codon) encodes MAESESGVDKEEEEEEEIRSSVVSSCEAYFEKVQSRKNLPKSLQETLNSAFAGIPVSSFPQVPGGRVIEIPAETSVSEAVKILSDSKILSAPVINKDHETSLDWKERYLGIIDYSSIILWVLESAELAAIALSATSATAAGVGAGAVGALGVAALGVAGPVAAAGLAAAAVGAAVAGGVAADRGXGKDAPTAAGNLGKDFYQVILQEEPFRSTTVGTILKSFRYAPFLPVSTESSMLSVLLLLSKYRLRNVPVIKPGEPDIKNYITQSAVVHGLEGCKGRDWFDHISALPISDLGLPFMSPNEVISIDSEELILEAFKRMRDNNIGGLPVVEGTNKKIVGNISMRDIRYLLLQPEVFSNFRQLTVRTFAAKIATAGEEYGLSSPAITCRPDSTLGSVINSLASRSVHRVYVADGDENELYGVITLRDVISCFVSEPPNYFENCLGFSVKEVLSR; translated from the exons ATGGCGGAAAGTGAGAGTGGTGTGgataaggaggaggaggaggaggaggagataagatCGTCGGTGGTTTCGAGCTGCGAAGCCTATTTCGAGAAAGTTCAGTCGAGGAAGAATCTTCCCAAATCTCTCCAAGAAACCCTAAACTCCGCCTTCGCCGGTATCCCCGTCTCCTCCTTCCCTCAAGTCCCCGGCGGCAGAG TGATCGAGATTCCGGCGGAAACATCTGTGTCCGAGGCAGTGAAGATTCTTTCAGACAGCAAGATTCTCTCAGCTCCGGTCATCAACAAAGACCACGAGACCTCCCTAGACTGGAAGGAGAGGTACTTGGGGATCATCGACTACTCTTCAATCATCCTATGGGTGCTGGAGAGCGCTGAGCTCGCCGCCATCGCCTTATCCGCCACGTCAGCCACCGCCGCTGGCGTCGGAGCAGGCGCCGTCGGTGCTCTAGGCGTCGCGGCGCTCGGAGTCGCCGGTCCGGTCGCTGCCGCGGGGCTAGCGGCG GCTGCGGTAGGAGCGGCGGTCGCCGGCGGAGTTGCGGCCGACCGGG TCGGGAAAGATGCTCCGACGGCTGCTGGTAACTTGGGGAAAGACTTCTATCAAGTCATTCTCCAAGAAGAGCCTTTCAGATCAACCACG GTTGGGACGATACTTAAGTCATTTAGATATGCTCCTTTTCTTCCTGTATCTACCGAGAGTTCGATGCTGAGTGTTTTGTTGCTGCTGTCTAAGTACCGGTTAAGAAATGTACCGGTGATTAAACCGGGAGAACCGGATATCAAGAACTACATCACTCAGTCTGCTGTTGTTCATGGTCTTGAAGGCTGCAAAGGCAGAGATTGGTTTGATCACATCTCCGCTCTTCCTATCTCTGATCTCGGCCTCCCTTTCATGTCTCCCAACGAG GTGATTAGCATTGATAGCGAAGAGCTTATTCTCGAAGCGTTCAAGAGGATGAGAGACAACAACATTGGTGGTCTTCCCGTAGTCGAAGGGACGAACAAGAAAATTGTTGGGAACATAAGCATGAGAGACATCAGATACTTGCTTCTGCAACCTGAAGTCTTCTCCAACTTCAG GCAACTTACGGTGAGGACTTTCGCGGCAAAGATTGCAACGGCGGGAGAGGAGTACGGTTTGTCGAGTCCTGCGATAACTTGTAGGCCTGATTCGACTTTGGGGAGTGTTATAAATAGTTTGGCTTCGAGGTCGGTGCATAGGGTTTATGTAGCGGATGGAGATGAGAATGAGCTGTATGGGGTTATTACGCTGAGGGATGTGATCTCTTGTTTCGTCTCTGAACCTCCCAACTACTTTGAGAACTGTCTTGGCTTCTCGGTTAAAGAAGTGCTTAgccgatga